The Dysidea avara chromosome 13, odDysAvar1.4, whole genome shotgun sequence genome includes a region encoding these proteins:
- the LOC136242363 gene encoding calmodulin-like isoform X1, translating into MAAAQKGKKKSVQKAEQKELTMADAIADGFSDLSQEQIAHFKETFSLYDKDEVGMISTKHLGIVMRTLGLNPTEAELRAFEGEVEHDADGNGLIDFKLFLVMMSRKIKESSANVQEDIVDAFRVFDKDANGFISAAELRHVMMNLGDQKLTEEEVEEMIREADVDGDGQINFEDFVARMCS; encoded by the exons ATG GCTGCTGCTCAGAAAGGCAAGAAGAAATCTGTCCAGAAAGCTGAGCAGAAAGAATTAACTATGGCAGACGCGATAGCTGACGGCTTTAGCGATTTAAGTCAAGAACAGATTGCTCATTTCAAAGAAACATTCTCCCTGTATGACAAAGACGAAGTTGGTATGATATCCACTAAACACCTAGGCATAGTCATGCGTACTCTAGGCCTAAACCCCACAGAGGCAGAACTGCGAGCTTTTGAAGGTGAAGTGGAGCACGACGCTGATGGAAACGGATTAATAGACTTTAAACTGTTTCTAGTCATGATGTCCCGCAAAATAAAAGAATCCAGCGCAAATGTACAAGAAGATATCGTGGACGCATTTAGGGTATTTGACAAGGATGCCAATGGTTTTATCAGTGCTGCAGAATTGCGGCACGTGATGATGAACTTGGGTGATCAGAAGCTTACAGAAGAGGAAGTGGAGGAGATGATAAGAGAAGCCGACGTGGATGGCGACGGGCAAATTAATTTTGAGGATTTTGTAGCCAGGATGTGCTCATGA
- the LOC136242363 gene encoding calmodulin-like isoform X2 — MAAAQKGKKKSVQKAEQKELTMADAIADGFSDLSQEQIAHFKETFSLYDKDEVEAELRAFEGEVEHDADGNGLIDFKLFLVMMSRKIKESSANVQEDIVDAFRVFDKDANGFISAAELRHVMMNLGDQKLTEEEVEEMIREADVDGDGQINFEDFVARMCS, encoded by the exons ATG GCTGCTGCTCAGAAAGGCAAGAAGAAATCTGTCCAGAAAGCTGAGCAGAAAGAATTAACTATGGCAGACGCGATAGCTGACGGCTTTAGCGATTTAAGTCAAGAACAGATTGCTCATTTCAAAGAAACATTCTCCCTGTATGACAAAGACGAAGTTG AGGCAGAACTGCGAGCTTTTGAAGGTGAAGTGGAGCACGACGCTGATGGAAACGGATTAATAGACTTTAAACTGTTTCTAGTCATGATGTCCCGCAAAATAAAAGAATCCAGCGCAAATGTACAAGAAGATATCGTGGACGCATTTAGGGTATTTGACAAGGATGCCAATGGTTTTATCAGTGCTGCAGAATTGCGGCACGTGATGATGAACTTGGGTGATCAGAAGCTTACAGAAGAGGAAGTGGAGGAGATGATAAGAGAAGCCGACGTGGATGGCGACGGGCAAATTAATTTTGAGGATTTTGTAGCCAGGATGTGCTCATGA